A window of the Lepisosteus oculatus isolate fLepOcu1 chromosome 14, fLepOcu1.hap2, whole genome shotgun sequence genome harbors these coding sequences:
- the LOC138243027 gene encoding zona pellucida sperm-binding protein 3-like, translating into MYFQATAYFATVEQRLYIHSCYVTEKPDQHSQPRFPVIDNLGCMVDSKADGCLSRFVPSKQKDVLRFTIDAFLFQKKLSRKHEVTELYMHCVMAVAPAKATPGTKSCTYNREVKRWEELYGDHEVCACCESRCPGSCNEGGSGSLSLVDASLPKRQPCLDN; encoded by the exons atgtacttccaggccactgcctactttgccacagTGGAGCAGAGGCTGTACATCCACTCGTGTTACGTAACGGAGAAACCGGACCAGCATTCCCAGCCCCGTTTCCCTGTGATTGACAACTTGGG gtgcatggtggacagcaaggcagatggctgcctgtccaggtttgtcccctccaagcagaaggatgtgctccgcttcacaattgatgccttcctcttccagaagaagctgtccaggaag catgaagtgactgagctgtacatgcactgtgtcatggctgtggctcctgctaaagcaacaccagggaccaagtcctgcacctacaacagggaggtgaagag gtgggaggagctgtatggtgaccatgaggtctgtgcctgctgtgagtccaggtgtCCTGGCAGCTGTAATGAAGGTGGGTCTGGTTCTCTATCCCTTGTGGATGCATCTCTGCCCAAGAGACAACCATGCTTGGACAACTGA